The Deltaproteobacteria bacterium genome segment GCAGTTGGCGGTGTGTTCTCCGAGCGCTTCGCGAATGCGCTGCTCGGTGCCCGCGTCGATGGCCGCCATGGAATCGTCGAGCACGAGCACCGCGGGACGCAGCATGGCGGTGCGCGCGATGGCCACACGTTGCTTCTGGCCACCGGAGAGCGACACGCCGCGTTCTCCCACCAACGTCTCGTACCGCTCCGGCAACTGGTGGATGAACCCATCGATCTGAGCGGTGGCGGCGGATCCCTCGATGGCCGCGTCATCCGCCCACGGGTCGCCGTAGGCGATGTTGTTTTCCAGCGACGAGGTGAACAGGAACGGGTCCTGCTGCACCACGCGCATGGCCCGGCGCAGGGACTCGAGGGTAACGTCGCGGATATCCTGGCCGTCCACGGTGATGCGCCCGCCGGTGACGTCGTAGTAGCGCGGCAGCAGGTGCGCGATGGTGGACTTGCCGCTTCCGGGGGGACCGACGATGCCCAGGGTCTTGCCCCGTTCCACCCGGAACGAGACTCCCTCCAGGATCGGCGGCGAACCCTCCCCGGGGTAGGCAAAGGAGACGTCCTCGAACTCCAGCACTCCGTCGGTGACCTCCAGGGGCTTGGCGTCCTCGCCGTCCCGGATCGGCGCCTCGAGATCCAGCACCGCGAACAGCCGCGAGCCGCAGGTGGACGCGCGCGCGAACGCGTTCACCACCATGCCGAGCTGGCGCACCGGCTGCTGGAGAATGGTCATGAAGGTGAGAAACTCGGTCAGCGTGCCCACGGTCATGTCGCCGTTGATGACGCGCGATCCGCCCATCCACAGCACCAGTCCCATGGCCGCGAAAAACGCGAAGTTCATGACGGTGGTGGAGGAGACCCGCGTGCGGATGCGCCGTTCAGCCAGTGCCAGCGCGTGGTCCGAGGCGTCCTGGTACTTGTCCAGCTCGTAGGGCTCGGCGCCGAAGGCGCGCACCACCCGGATGCCGGTGAGGTTCTCGTCCATGATGCGGCCCAACACCCCCATCCGCTCCTGCAGCGCGAACCACATCTCGCGCAGCCGCAGCCGAACGGTGGTGGAGCGCCAGGCCACGAACGGCACGAAGCTCAGGCTCAGGAACCCGAGGAACACGTCCGTGGACAGCAGCCGGTAGGCGCCCACGCCGACCAGGATCATGAACAGCAAGACCCGCAGCACCCCCATGTTCATGAAGGACCGCACCCCTTCCAGGTCGAGCATGCCCCGGGTGATCAACTCGCCCGTGTGCACGCGGTCGTGGAAGGAGAAGTTCAGGTACTGGAGCCTGTCGTAGAAGGCCATCCGGAGCCGGTAGGCGAGGTGGTGGCCCAGGGTCTCGCCACAGTAGTTGTGGGTGAGGGTGAAGAGGCCGCGCAGGGTCGAGACCCCGAGCAGTATCCATGCGGTGCCGTAGAGATAATCGAGCGCCGCCTCGTTCGACACCGATCCGGTCTCCAGCAACCCGACGGCGCCGTCGACGGCGTCCCCGAGGTACTGGGGGATCATGAGCTGGAAGGTGGCCGCGATGACGATGGCCACCGCGCCCAGGACAAGCCGGAACCGCTGCTGCGCCGCGAGCTTGAAGATACGCCACAAGACCGCGAGGTCTTCGGTGGCGTCGCGGTCCTTGTCGATGTCCATGCCGGCGTACGCACGGGCGTACACCTTCTTTTCGGGCGGCCGGTCGGCGCCGTTGCCGGATGCCGCCCCGTTGGCCTTGCTGTCCATCGTGTTCATTTGTGAAGACGCCGCGCGCGGGTTCTCTCCTCCGAAACCCGCGACGACGCCGGTGTCCGTTCAGACGTTATTCAAGATAGTTCCTGCGCGTGCCGCGGTCAAACCGTTCGTTTCCGGAAGGGCTAAAGGAAACGGTCCACCACCATCATCACCACCGCGAGCACGACCACGCCCACCACCACCGCCTGGAGCCGTCGCGGCTCCAGGCGCTTGCACAGGGCGGCGCCGTAGTGAACCCCCGGGAACGACCCCACGGACATGAACGCGGCCGCGGCGAGATCCACGTCCTGCGCGCCCTGTCCCCGGCCGATGAGGGCGTAGAGCGTGGACATGACCGTCATCAGCAGCACCGCGACGAAGATCGACGTGCCCACGTAACGCGACGTCTCCCGGTAGAACAGCAGCAGCGACGGAATGATCAGGATGCCTCCTCCGACCGAGGTCATGCCCATCACGGCCCCCACGAGGAAAAGGCACGGGAACTTCACCACCGCGCCGCGCCGGGAGGAGAGGAAACGCGTGTCCAACCGATTGTAATCGAAGAGCAGCGCCACCAGCGCAAAGCTGATGGACGCCATCACCATGTAGCTGACGATCTCCTGGAGCATCTCGACCCCGCTCGGAGGGAGCGAGACGCGGCTCCACTTTACCGCCAGGGCACCCAGCAGCACCCCGGGCACGGCCGCCAGGAAGAACCGGATGCCCACGTCGAGGTTCAAGGTCCCCTGCCGGTAGTGCCGGATGCCGGCCCAGATCTTGGTGAGAACGCCGTAAAGCCCGGCGGTCCCCACCGCCGCGATGGGCTCCAGCTTGATGACCAGCAGCAGGAAGGGAACCGTCAGCACCCCGCCGCCGATGCCCGTCAGCCCGATGAGGAAGCCCAACACCAAGCCGGAGAGGAGGAGCAGGATGAGGTCGGAGAGGATGATATCGGGCATGGTGGTTTGTCGCACGCCTCAACGAAACCCACGGACCAATCGGCAGGGTTGATGTCGTCGGGAGCGGGATCGGGGGGTGGGATACCTTCCAGTCTTAGCGCATGCGCCTCGGTCGTGTCCAGGACAACCGGTCAACAGACCAGCACGGCGAAACCGCATGTTGACAGGTTCCACCGGCAAGGGTACGAACTGCCCAGAACGCGGGCCGGCCCATGGATTACGGAGTATTCGACCATCTCGACCGCGGCGACATGCCGCTGACGGACTACTACGAGGCGCGTCTCAGGCTCGTGGAGGCGTACGACCGGGAGGGGTTCTACGCCTACCACCTGGCGGAACACCACTCGACGCCGCTCGGCATGGCGCCGTCGCCGAGCGTCTTCCTCGCCGCGGTGGCGCAACGCACCCGGCGGCTCCGCTTCGGCCCCATGGTCTACGCGCTGCCCCTGTACCATCCCATCCGGCTGATCGAGGAAATCTGCATGCTCGACCAGATGAGCGGAGGGCGGCTGGACATCGGCTTCGGGCGCGGCGCCTCGCCCATCGAGCTGGCGGCGTACGGCCAGGACCCGAAGCAGGCCCAGCGCATCTACGCGGAGGGCCTCGACCTCATCCTCCAGGGACTCACTCAAAAGACTCTCGACTTCGCCGGAGAATTCTTCAACTTCAGGGACGTGCCCATGGAGCTGCAACCGTTGCAGCAGCCCCACCCGCCGCTGTGGTACGGCGTCCACTCCCTGGAAAGCGCCGAACGGGCCGCCCGCCGGCGACTCCACATCGTCAGCCTGGACCCGCCGGAGCCGACACGCACCTTCACCGACCTGTTCCGCGAGGTCTGGAACGAGGTTCACGGGAACGGCGCGGACCTGCCCAAGATCGGGTTGGGCCGCTTCATCGTGGTGGCCGACGACGACGAAACCGCCCTGCGCATCGCGCGCCGCGCCTACCCCGTCTGGCACCGGAGCTTCACCTACCTGTTCCGCCTCCGGGGCAGCTCCCCCACCCACCCGCGCCCGCCCGACTTCGACGGCGCCGTCGCTTCCGGCCAAGGCGTCGCCGGCGGCCCGGAGACAGTGAAGACCTTGCTCCGCGCGCAACTCCAGAGCGCCGGCGCCAACTACTTCATCGGCCAGTTCGCATTCGGCGACATCTCCCTCGACGAAGCCCTCCGGTCCGTGGGACTCTTCGCCGAGCACGTCGCGCCGGGCCTGGACTGACCAAGGACACCGGACCAGCGGAAGCGGTTGCGTCGAACAGAAAACGGCCGGACGCCCTATACGTCATTCCCGCGAAACAGGCTGTGTCAACAACTCCATCCGAGAGAGGCACCCACGCCCCCAAATCGTCATTCCCGCGGAAGCGGCTGTGTCAAAACGTCGTCCGGACAAGAGTTGGCGCCAACCCCCCGAATCGTCATTCCCGCGGAAGCGGGAATCCAGGGGCGGGGAGGGGCTGAAACGAGCCTGTTTCCCCGCCTCACCCCTCCTGGATTCCCGCGTCCGCGGGAATGACGATTTGGGGGCGTGGGTGCCTATTCTCATCCAACCGGAGTTTTGACACAGTCCGGGAAGCGGGAATCCAGGGGCGGGGCGGTGAGCGGCGTCTCCTTCAGAAGAGGATTTCCCAGCATGCTTCCAGCGTTGCGACCCCGACCAACTCGGGTTCCTTGACATGCGGCAACTGCCGGCAATTCCCCTGCGGCAGGATACACCTGCGGAAACCGAGTTTGCCCGCTTCCGCCACCCGTGCCTCGGCTCGCGTTACGGTGCGGATTTCCCCGGCCAGACCGACTTCGCCGACGAAGATCGTGTGCGGGTCCAGCGCCCGGTCGAGCGCGCTTGAGGCCACTCCCACCGCGATCCCCAAATCCACCGCGGGTTCGGACACGCTGACACCGCCGGCCACGTTGATGAACACGTCCTTGTCGTAGAAGTTCATCCCCTTGCGCTTCTCCAGGATGGCGAGGATCAGCGCCACCCGGTTGGTGTCGACGCCGATGCAGGTGCGCCGCGGCAGCGTAAGGAACGAGCGCGTCACCAGGGACTGGATCTCCACCAGGATCGGGCGGGTGCCCTCCATGCTGGGAACCACAACCGAGCCCGATCCGCCCAAGGGACGCTCGGAGAGAAAGATCTCGGAGGGGTTGGACACTTGGCGCAGCCCCGCCTCCTGCATTTCGAACACGCCGATCTCGTTGGTGGAGCCGAAGCGGTTCTTCACGGCGCGCAGGATGCGGAAGCTGTGGCCGCGCTCGCCCTCGAAGTAGAGCACCGTGTCCACCATATGCTCCAGGACACGCGGACCGGCGATGGCGCCGTCCTTGGTCACGTGACCCACCAGGAAGGTGCCGATGCCGCTCTTCTTGGCCAGGGAGATCAGCGCGCTCGAACATTCCCGGACCTGTCCGATGCTTCCCGGCGCCGAGGGGATGGCCGAAGTGTGTACCGTCTGGATGGAATCCACCACCAGCACCGCGGGCTTGACCGCCTTGACCTGCTCCAGGATGCGCTCCAGCGACGTCTCGCTCAGCACCAGCAGGTTCGAGGCGCCCAAGGCGATCCGCCGGGCGCGCATCTTGACCTGCTGCTCGGACTCCTCGCCCGAGACGTAGAGACAAGGGGCCCCGTCCTGGCTCAAGGCCGCCACCGCCTGGAGCAGCAGCGTCGACTTGCCGATGCCGGGGTCGCCGCCGATGAGCACGGCCGAGCCGTCCACCAGCCCGCCGCCGAGAACCCGATCGAACTCCTCGATGCCGGAGCGCAGGCGCCGGTCCGTATCCGCCGTCACCGCGTCGATGGGCGATGGCGCGTGCGCCGGCCCGGCCTCAACGCCGCCGCCGCGCCCGCCCGGGTCGCCCGTGACCGCTTCCTCCACCAGCGAGTTCCACTGCCCGCAGTCCGGACACCGCCCGAGCCACTTGGGCGACTGGAAACCGCAGTTCTGACATTCGTAGATGACCCGCGCCCGCGCCATGCACCACTCCCTTCCGTGTGACTGTTCATTATAGACTGCCCGGCGCCAAGACTGTTAACATTTCCCCGAGACATGGCGTTTTACCTGCACATCGACATGGACTCCTTCTACGTGTCCGTGGAACGCGTCCTCGACCCATCCCTCGAAGGCAAGCCGGTGATGGTCGGCGGCGCCGGCCGTGGCGTGGTGACCTCGGCTTCGTACGAGGCGCGCCAATACGGGGTGCGCTCCGCCATGCCCGGGTTCCAGGCGCGCCGGCTCTGTCCCGATGGCATCTTCGTTCCCGGCCGGCGCAGGGTCTACAGCGAATTCTCGCAGAAGGTGTTCGACCTGCTGCGCTCGTTCTCGCCGGACGTGCGCGCGTACTCCATCGACGAAGGGCTCGTCGATCTCACCGGCACGGAAAAGCTGATGGGCCATCCCGTGGGCACGGCGCACGACATCATCGGACGCATCAAGCAGGAGCTGGGGCTGCCGTCGTCCGGCGGCCTCGCCACGCACCCGACCCTGGCCAAGATCGCCGCCACCGCCGTGAAACCCCGCGGCCTGCTCTACGTGCCGCCCGGCGCCGAGGAGCGTTTCCTCGGACCGCTGGACGTGTCGGTCATCCCCGGCGTCGGCCCCAAGACACACCGCGAGATGGTGAGCCGCGGCGTCGCCACGGTTGCCCAGCTTCTTTCCCACCCCCGGCTGGGCAAGCGCTACCTGAACCTGGAGCGGCAAGGCGCCGTCCCGCACGCGCACGAGCACTCGATCGGGAGCGAGACCACGCTGTCGCAGCCGCTCACGGAGCCCGCGGACATGGAACAGGTGCTGGGCGGCCTCGTGGGCGAGGTGGCCGCGCGGCTTCGCCGCCAGGACGGGCGCGCCCGGCGCATCACCGTGAAGATCCGCTATTCCGATTTCAAGACCATCACCCGGTCGCGCACCCTGAAGGCGCCCACCTGCTTCGACGTGGACATCTTCAAGGTGGCGCGTGAACTGCTCGCGCACAACGTATCGCCGGGCCGGCCCGTGCGCCTCCTCGGGATCAGCACGAGCGGCATCACCACCGAAGGCTGGCAGGACACGATCTTCGACTACCGCGAGCGCGCCTCCATGGACAAGCTCTACAAGGGGATCGACAAACTGCAGGACAAGTACGGCAAGGGAGCCGTGACCCTGGGGGCGGGGAAGCGGCGCTCGGACTAGTGAACGACAGAACGACAATGACCGACACATCATCACAACACCCGTTTCTCACCGCCTGCCGTCGCGGCAAGACCCCTTACACCCCGGTGTGGCTCATGCGCCAGGCCGGGCGCTACATGAAGGAGTACCGCGACGTGAGGGCCAAGGTCGGCTTTCTGGAGCTGTGCAAGACGCCCGACCTCGTCGCCGAGGTGACGGTGACGCCGGTGGAGCGCCTCAACGTGGACGCCGCCATCCTGTTCGCCGACATCCTGTTGCTGCTGGAGCCCATGGGCGTGGGGCTGGAATACGCCACGGGCGGGCCGGTGATCGAGCGGCCGGTGAGGACCGGTGCGGACGTCGACGCGCTACGGGACCCGGTCCCGGAAGAGTCCCTGGCCTACGTCTACGCCGCCGTCCGCAGCACCCGCGCCGCGCTGGCCGGACGTGTGCCCTTGATCGGATTCTGCGGCGCTCCGTTCACGCTCGCCTCGTACCTGATCGAGGGCGGCGCCTCGCGCAACTACATCCACACCAAGCGGCTGTTCCAAACCG includes the following:
- a CDS encoding ABC transporter ATP-binding protein, which codes for MNTMDSKANGAASGNGADRPPEKKVYARAYAGMDIDKDRDATEDLAVLWRIFKLAAQQRFRLVLGAVAIVIAATFQLMIPQYLGDAVDGAVGLLETGSVSNEAALDYLYGTAWILLGVSTLRGLFTLTHNYCGETLGHHLAYRLRMAFYDRLQYLNFSFHDRVHTGELITRGMLDLEGVRSFMNMGVLRVLLFMILVGVGAYRLLSTDVFLGFLSLSFVPFVAWRSTTVRLRLREMWFALQERMGVLGRIMDENLTGIRVVRAFGAEPYELDKYQDASDHALALAERRIRTRVSSTTVMNFAFFAAMGLVLWMGGSRVINGDMTVGTLTEFLTFMTILQQPVRQLGMVVNAFARASTCGSRLFAVLDLEAPIRDGEDAKPLEVTDGVLEFEDVSFAYPGEGSPPILEGVSFRVERGKTLGIVGPPGSGKSTIAHLLPRYYDVTGGRITVDGQDIRDVTLESLRRAMRVVQQDPFLFTSSLENNIAYGDPWADDAAIEGSAATAQIDGFIHQLPERYETLVGERGVSLSGGQKQRVAIARTAMLRPAVLVLDDSMAAIDAGTEQRIREALGEHTANCATLIVSHRLGALRHADEILFVENGKIMERGTHDELVALRGRYAALFALQTLDGPLQDIVDLAAEAGVRKGAGA
- a CDS encoding sulfite exporter TauE/SafE family protein, which translates into the protein MPDIILSDLILLLLSGLVLGFLIGLTGIGGGVLTVPFLLLVIKLEPIAAVGTAGLYGVLTKIWAGIRHYRQGTLNLDVGIRFFLAAVPGVLLGALAVKWSRVSLPPSGVEMLQEIVSYMVMASISFALVALLFDYNRLDTRFLSSRRGAVVKFPCLFLVGAVMGMTSVGGGILIIPSLLLFYRETSRYVGTSIFVAVLLMTVMSTLYALIGRGQGAQDVDLAAAAFMSVGSFPGVHYGAALCKRLEPRRLQAVVVGVVVLAVVMMVVDRFL
- a CDS encoding LLM class flavin-dependent oxidoreductase, translating into MDYGVFDHLDRGDMPLTDYYEARLRLVEAYDREGFYAYHLAEHHSTPLGMAPSPSVFLAAVAQRTRRLRFGPMVYALPLYHPIRLIEEICMLDQMSGGRLDIGFGRGASPIELAAYGQDPKQAQRIYAEGLDLILQGLTQKTLDFAGEFFNFRDVPMELQPLQQPHPPLWYGVHSLESAERAARRRLHIVSLDPPEPTRTFTDLFREVWNEVHGNGADLPKIGLGRFIVVADDDETALRIARRAYPVWHRSFTYLFRLRGSSPTHPRPPDFDGAVASGQGVAGGPETVKTLLRAQLQSAGANYFIGQFAFGDISLDEALRSVGLFAEHVAPGLD
- the radA gene encoding DNA repair protein RadA; amino-acid sequence: MARARVIYECQNCGFQSPKWLGRCPDCGQWNSLVEEAVTGDPGGRGGGVEAGPAHAPSPIDAVTADTDRRLRSGIEEFDRVLGGGLVDGSAVLIGGDPGIGKSTLLLQAVAALSQDGAPCLYVSGEESEQQVKMRARRIALGASNLLVLSETSLERILEQVKAVKPAVLVVDSIQTVHTSAIPSAPGSIGQVRECSSALISLAKKSGIGTFLVGHVTKDGAIAGPRVLEHMVDTVLYFEGERGHSFRILRAVKNRFGSTNEIGVFEMQEAGLRQVSNPSEIFLSERPLGGSGSVVVPSMEGTRPILVEIQSLVTRSFLTLPRRTCIGVDTNRVALILAILEKRKGMNFYDKDVFINVAGGVSVSEPAVDLGIAVGVASSALDRALDPHTIFVGEVGLAGEIRTVTRAEARVAEAGKLGFRRCILPQGNCRQLPHVKEPELVGVATLEACWEILF
- a CDS encoding DNA polymerase IV — encoded protein: MAFYLHIDMDSFYVSVERVLDPSLEGKPVMVGGAGRGVVTSASYEARQYGVRSAMPGFQARRLCPDGIFVPGRRRVYSEFSQKVFDLLRSFSPDVRAYSIDEGLVDLTGTEKLMGHPVGTAHDIIGRIKQELGLPSSGGLATHPTLAKIAATAVKPRGLLYVPPGAEERFLGPLDVSVIPGVGPKTHREMVSRGVATVAQLLSHPRLGKRYLNLERQGAVPHAHEHSIGSETTLSQPLTEPADMEQVLGGLVGEVAARLRRQDGRARRITVKIRYSDFKTITRSRTLKAPTCFDVDIFKVARELLAHNVSPGRPVRLLGISTSGITTEGWQDTIFDYRERASMDKLYKGIDKLQDKYGKGAVTLGAGKRRSD
- the hemE gene encoding uroporphyrinogen decarboxylase, with the translated sequence MTDTSSQHPFLTACRRGKTPYTPVWLMRQAGRYMKEYRDVRAKVGFLELCKTPDLVAEVTVTPVERLNVDAAILFADILLLLEPMGVGLEYATGGPVIERPVRTGADVDALRDPVPEESLAYVYAAVRSTRAALAGRVPLIGFCGAPFTLASYLIEGGASRNYIHTKRLFQTDPGAWSALMDRLVDATVTYVNAQIEAGIDALQVFDSWVGSLAPGDYREYVLPHMRRLMAAVTPGVPVIHFGTATSGLLELMREAGSDVMGVDWRVDLDEAWSRIGHDVAIQGNLDPVALFAPPAEIRRRVKDILQRAAGRPGHIFNLGHGILPETPVDHVRAMVDAVHELSG